A stretch of Myxococcus hansupus DNA encodes these proteins:
- a CDS encoding Uma2 family endonuclease, which translates to MGDKPPPEQVYEALERLPPHVVGEIIEGELHVSPRPRMMHGRAAIRLGQQLAPFDLELGGEGPGGWVILPEPELHLGGNVLVPDLAGWRRERMPEIPDVVGVELAPDWLCEVLSPSTEAVDRSRKMTLYAREGVNHLWLVDPRIQLLEIYRRERERWHRLGAHTGSATVHAEPFEAGKLKLGSLWER; encoded by the coding sequence ATGGGTGACAAGCCACCGCCAGAGCAGGTGTACGAGGCGTTGGAGCGCCTCCCCCCGCATGTCGTCGGAGAAATCATCGAGGGTGAGCTGCATGTCAGCCCCCGTCCGAGGATGATGCACGGTAGGGCGGCCATCCGGCTCGGCCAACAACTGGCGCCGTTCGACCTGGAGCTCGGAGGGGAAGGCCCGGGCGGATGGGTCATCCTCCCTGAGCCAGAACTGCACCTCGGTGGCAACGTGCTCGTGCCCGACCTTGCCGGGTGGAGACGCGAGCGCATGCCGGAGATTCCAGACGTGGTGGGCGTGGAGCTTGCCCCCGACTGGCTCTGCGAGGTCCTGTCTCCGTCGACCGAAGCCGTGGACCGGTCTCGGAAGATGACGCTCTACGCCCGCGAGGGCGTGAACCATCTGTGGCTCGTGGACCCGCGCATCCAGCTCCTCGAAATCTACCGGCGGGAACGAGAGCGCTGGCACCGGCTGGGTGCACATACGGGCAGCGCCACCGTTCATGCCGAACCTTTTGAAGCAGGCAAGTTGAAGCTTGGTTCACTTTGGGAGCGATGA